ACGACTTCGTACATTTATTGCCGTGGAACTTTCCGAGCGAATTCGTTCCGCGTGTCTGGATCTCCAACTGAGCCTGACTCTTCCCGGGGCGCCGGTGAAGTGGGTTTCAGAGGACAATTTCCACATCACCCTGCTCTTTCTGGGCGAGGTGAACGAACTCGATCTGGTGGCGATTTGCCGTTCGACGCAGAAATCTTTGGCAAAGCAGAAATCTTTTCAGATCACCGTCGGCGGACTGGGCTGTTTTCCGACGCCGCGACGGCCCAAGGTGCTTTGGGCCGGAGTTTCCGAGGGCCAGGAGCAACTGGCCAAGCTGCATGCCAAGCTGGAAGCTCCCTTAATGGAGATAGGCTGCTATCGTCGGGAAGAACGGAACTATACGCCGCATTTGACGCTGGGCCGGATCGAGCCGGTGGAAGCGGAGACGGAAGCGCCGCGAATTACTGGAGAGAAAGCGGAGGAGATTAGCTGGCCGCAGATTATTCGGGATCATGAGGAGTGGAAGGCCGGGTATTGCGACGTGAACGAGGTTCTGGTGATGACCAGTGAACTTCGCCGTTCGGGTCCTGTCTATTCGGTGGTGGCCCGCACGCCGTTGGGATAGGGGGAATCCGTCCGCACGGGACTATTCTCGCCGTGGCTGACCCCATAATTTAGTAGTAAGCCCTCGTAGCTCAGCTGGATAGAGCAACGGATTTCTAATCCGTCGGTCAGGCGTTCGAATCGCCTCGAGGGTACTCCCCCTTTTCTGCAGCGTCCTGTCGCACAAATTCTAGCGGAATATTCTTCGTTCCCAAAAACCACTCTCGAACTGAACCGACAGCTGTTGCGGTGGTGATTGAACCCAAGCGCCGTCAACGTGTTGCCCAGGACTAGGGCACGAAGCTGGTAATGGGAAGGGGCTGAGAGGGATCTCGGCCCCTTTTTTGTTTGTAGCCGTTTGACGGCCAAGGATATCAGAGAAAGGTAAAGCTGCAAATGTTACTAATCATTCCCGCCAGGGCTTCTTTTGCTTGTAGAGTTCTAAACGCTTCCGAGCTTTCTCGCCATCTTCCTTTTCGTAATTTTTGTTATTCAATGCCTGCTCTTGGTATTTGATCGCCTCATCGAATCGACCTTCGGCCGCAGCGATTACACTAAAAGCCTCATTATTGTAGGGACTAGATTTTCGTAGTTCGATAACTTGTTTAAGCAATTCTTTGGCTTTCGGGATGTCCCGTAGTTTAACATCCTGGCACAATGCGAGAAGATAGACTTTGTGAGTCCAGGTTAACGCATCTTTCGGATCGAGACGAATCGCCTCGTCGTAATCGGAGAGCGCTTTGTCGTACTCTTTCTTGCCAAGCCAAGCAAAGCCGCGACTGCCGTAGGCTGCGGCCAAGTTCGGATCGAGACGAATCACTTCAGAATAATCGGAGACGCCTTGTCGTACTCCTTCTTGCCACGCCATACGTTGCCTCGATTGCCGTAAGCTATTGCCTCGTTCGGATCGAGACGAATCGCCTCGTTGAAATCGGAGAGCGCTTTGTCGTACTCCTTCTTGCAGAACCAAGCATGGCCGCGATTGAGGTAGGCTCTGGTATCTTTTGGGTTTTTCCCGAGATATGTCGTGTAATCCATTATCGCATTATCAAGTTCCCCTTTTTTGTCCCAGGCCACAGCTCTACGATATAAAGCCCAGGTTTGGTTCGGATCGGCTTTGTAAATATCGCTGAAAAATTCGGGAGCATCGGCAATCAGAATGAAATCGTTCTTTATCACCCAACCTTCCCGGAAACCATCCCAGATTCGAAGCAAGCCTTCTTTCTCTGAGTCCACGGTAAAAACGGGAAAATTCGACAGCTCGTAATAAATCCGCTTGTTGTTGCTCCAATCGCTGAACTTGATTTGCTTCTGATCCTGTTTCCTTGCCATAACTTGCTCACCGATCCAGGATTTTTCTTGGGCCTGTGTGAAAGGAGAGCACAACAACAAAACAATCAGGCAACGGGCCAGCATGGCAACAGACCTCGGAACGAGTAACGTTTGCTTGAGATAGTATTCCGATTGAGAGCAAATTTCGCAAGGGCAATAACTTAACGAAAGTAGATGACTCACACCCGCACAAAGTAGTACGTCTGCTCCCGTTTCCCGGTCGTGCTGTCGATCCAGGTCAGCATCTCGAAATCGCCCGTTCCGATCAAGAAGTACCACTCGCCTTTCTGGGGCAGGATCACAGGCTCGGGTTCAAAGGCCTCTGGATCTTGGCGCGCGTACCTGGCTCCCTTCAGTGTGAATTCCCCCTTGCGATCACAGCTCTACGGATCGAGCTGGAGCCAGAGCGGCCGACGCTGGAGATTGGCCAGGGTCCATTTGGAGGAGCTGCGTTGCATGCAGGTATCAGAACAGGCGGGCGGGGCGTGGGCGAGGTCGGTTGTCAGCTCGACTTATTCTGTTCAACTGGCCACACCATCTTCGGCAGTCCCGCCAGTTCTCGCCCGTAGTCTACGCAGGCGCGGGAGAGAGCTTCGAGGGCAGATTCGGAATCAATGAACCTACTGATTGGCCCACGGTGCCTCTTGAATCCGGTTAGTAGATCGAAGATCTCCGTCTCAATCACATTCTCAGACGGTTGAAATCCTTGAATTAAAGGATGACCTCTATTTAACCAGGTCGGTCCGCGTTGATCCGAAAAAGGCCGCTTATCCGTCAGCTTCACCCGCGTGAGGGGATGCTCAGAGAATAGCTCTTCCGCGTGCTCCATGAAGTTGGAGCAAGAGCATTCAAGCGATTCAAAAAATCCCCTGCATTGATCATATTCAAAGAATCTTTCTCCAGTAATTTCGTCGATATCAGTAGCAAGAGAAATTATCATCGAAGGTCGCACAATCTGTTCGCGAATAAATTCTGCCTCCCGCACTTCCCCTATCTCCTCCAGCCAATCCCCATAGATCAGTCGGGGCGTGTCATCAAAAGGCGTCTCACAGATTCGTCGGAGGAACGCGGCGCGGTCGGATGCAGTTTGAGTTGGCATCATGTCGATCAAGATATCCGTTTAGGCTTGACCGCTCCAGAAAAACAGGGCAAAATCTCAATGAAGGGTACATTTTTTTTGAGTGCATACCCTTCATCAGAATGATTTGAGGGACAGTTCGAAGCTTCGCGAACGGGCGATTCTGAGAAATCCTTAGTTCCGAAATACTTACTCGCCGCCGAACCCATCCCGATTTGCCCGTATCCTTTCGTAATCCCGTTCACCAAACGGAACTCGAACATCGCTAGAGACCTTCCCCATGCCGTCCCGTTCGAAAAAAGTTGATCCTCGCTTACTGGGAAGCTGGAAATCGGATCGCCGGAAGACATTCCAGCACTTTAAGCCGAAAGCAAATTGTCCGCCGAGCAGTTTCAGGAAATTGAAAGCGATGTTCGGGAAATTGGTGATCACTTGGCGACGCAATACCTATGTGACCAACTTGGATGGATTTCGAAGAACCTATCGATACGAGGTTATCGCCACAGATTCTTCCAGCGTGGTGATTCGCTATTACGACGAATTCAGTCCTCAGGGAAGTCTCCGGCAAATCAACTTTTCTGGCGACTATTACTGCATGGCGGCGTCGGGCGGCAGTTTATGCGAGTACTTTCGAAGAATCCCGAATGAGGAATGACCGCAAGTCTCTTTCAATATTTCCATTAAATCTCTCGAAGCGGAATCCACTTCAAAGATCGACTTTAGGCCATTCCAGCTTCGGCAACCCCGCTTGCTCTCGTCCGTATTCGACGCAAGCGCGGGAGAGGGCTGCAATAGCAATTTTTTTTGAATCGAAGAACGGATAGTCAGTCCTCACCCATCCGGGCGGCTTGTCCATCAACTCAAAAATCTCATTTGGTATAAAACAAGAATATCCTACTGAAGTTGCATCCCAACCAAATCTCGGCTCTCCTCTTTCATGTTCAAATCTATCCGCTGCAGGTGTTTTATCGATTAGGGTTACTTGAATTATTGGGTAGAGTTCAAAGATTTGCTTCGCGTGCTTCATGAAATCATCGCATTCCATCGACAGTTCGCAGCACATGCCATTACGCAGCTGGATCATAAACCTCTGATCGCCAAGAACTAAATCCTGCTCGAAAACCTCTTCGCTGCATGCTCGGATCTGACGAATCCAATTGGTCTGCTCCGGTTGATGTTCTTCCAGCCAGTCGGCGAAGATCAAGCGACGAGTCTCGTCGAACGGGTTCTCGCGGATCTTGCGAATGAAGGCGGCGCGGTCGATTTCCTGCTGGGTGGGATTCATGCCAGCTTCTCCCAGTCAATTGCGGGTAGCCCCGCTTGCTCTCGGCCGTAATCGACGCAGGCACGGGAAAGGGCATCAATAGCTTCTCTGCATGTGTGAAAAGCAATACCTGTTCTATTGGGTTGATGACACATCAAATCAATAAACCTTTGAGGTACCGAATTACTGTTTATTAATCGATGATTTGAAAATTGGTCACTTACCCAAACCCAGTATTCATTTTGCCGTGCTTTTTGAGGTTTCTTACCTTTGATCGATACCTCAATGATAGGAAATTTCAAGAAAATCTCTTGTGCGTTCGCAAAAAATGTCGGGACATCGAACTTAATCGAATCAAAGACTCCTTTCGCTTTAGGATTGACGAATACCTTTTCCTCGATCGAAAGGATCAAAACTCCTCGAGCGGGTCCGGGTACCGATCTTCGAACAAGAATTGCCTGTCCTTCCTGTCCAATATCTTCCAACCAGTCCGCATAGATCAGCCGCGGCGTCGGATCGAACGGGCTCTCGCAGATCTTGCGAATGAAGGCGGCCCGGTCGATTTCCTGCTGGGTGGGATTCATGCCCTCTAGCATAGCCGTGAAGCTGGGAACTCTCAATACAGAGCGGGCATTGGCGAACGAAGATTCATTTTCAAAATATGCAGAATTGTCTCATCCTATTTTCTTGCAGCCGGGGCCCTCCAGGGCGGGTTGCTTTTCCAGAATCAGACCATTACTCGCGAGGACTTTGCACCTATCGGCGTTCAACTGGATATAGCTTTGCCATTGGGCGGGCACATTGGACTCATAATAAATCGCTTCCACCGGACATTCTGGAATGCAAGCTTCGCAATCGATGCAATGTTCCGGATCGATGTAAAGCATCTTCTCGTCTTGATAAAAACACTCGCACGGGCAGACCACACAACAATCGGTGTACCTGCAATCGGTACAGGGAGCTGTCACCACATGAGCCATGAGAGCACTTCCTTTGTGAGTTTTAGCAGATCTCGGGACTGATCACCCGAATGGCAATTATGCGTTCGGGATCAGGCGAGCATTAGGAAGGGACAACCGCTGGATCGACAGGTTCGTCGATGACTTGACGAAGTTGAATATGAATTTTTGAAAGGGTATCTTGAGGAGTTCACTCAAGATTGTGGAGCCCAACAAGATCATTGGTGGTCTGTAGCGAGACACCTGTGATCCAATTGATATTACGCTGGGACACCGGAAAGCTCCTACTACTTCTTGTCTACCGGCAGCGGGTAGAGCTCTTTGAGAAGGGTGATGGACTCAGCTCTACGCTCCTTCTCGACCCCAGCGACTGCTTCCATAGATTGCAGAATGAGCCCCAATCCCATCTCTTCCTGCGTTTTTTTCAAAGAATCCAGCGTCTGAATCAACTTTTCCTGCTGCTCATTGATTTCAATCAGACTCTCGAGCTCTCGAATTGATTTCGAAAAAAGAATCCCCTGCTCGAACTTCCTTAACAATTTCTGGCGAGCATCCCATTCCTTTTCGCTCAACTCTTGAGGATTAGGCATGGCTTTATAGTCTCGCTCCAGATCCTTTCGCTTATCGCCCAACAACAGACCACTCGATTGGATCTGCCGCTCGGCAAGCTTCCGATCTAATCGAAGCAATCGTACGTACATACCCAAAACATATTTATTTTCTCGATCCTCACCCAGCTTTGCACCTCTCGGTAGTAGGGCTTGTTCAAATCATCATCCTCCAGCTTCTCCAACGGCGGTTCTTTCAGAACCTGCCCGGAAGAAGAGGCACTCAGAACAAGTGCCAACGCGACTGCGAGAATTCCAATGGGGCGGGACATGCGAAAGACCTCTAAATCTGGAGAGATCCAAGTTAGAAAACACTGCTGCATTGTAACGGGAATGGCTCTCCTGAGAAGTGAAAAATCGCTGAGTCAGAGACCTTCGCGCCATTTCAAATCTTCGCCCTCAGAAAAGATCTCAACCGGTAGCTCAAGAATTCTCAAAGCAACATTCAAGAAGCAACTTATGTCGGATCCCCGATTGATTAAAATAGACAAATTATCCTTGCAAATTGTTTTTTTATGCGACTAAAATGCACGAAAATTGATCCACCATTTCAGGTCTCGCCATGATCAGGATCTGTCTTCTCGCTTGCCTAGGACTTCTTTTTTCGTCCTTCTGGCTTTTCGCTCAACCCCAACCCGATGCCGCATCGCCAGCCCCGACGGATCCTTTCGAAGGGGAATTTCAAAAGTACCTCGTAAACCGCCAGGCCGCGGGGAACTCTGATCAATTCCTTGTTAAAAACGCTCCCCATCGATTCGGCGAATGGAAAACCGGCGCGGAAAATGGTTCTCGAATTGCTCAATATTTCTACGGCCTGTGTCTTCAAGGAGGTCATTCGACTGCGAAAGATCCAGATCGGGCCAAGATCTATTTGCAGAAAGCAGCCGACGCCGGTCTACCCCAGGCATTCACAGTATTGGGGTTAGTCGAGGCTCCTGGAGTGTCCTACGTTCAAGGTTTTTTCCGCTTCAGAAACGATCAGAAAAGCTACGAACGTTTCTGCAAAGCTGCGGATATGGGCGATACCGCAGCCATCTATTTCTCCGCCTTATACCAGCTTTACGGCTTCGGCTGCACAAAGAATGAGGAGACCGCTTTTAAACGAATAGTTGCGGCCGCCAACCTCGGGGAATCCAATGCCATGCTGCTGCTTGGCACGCTATATGGTAATGGAGTGTATGCGAAACAAGATTTCAATCGGGCCAATGATTGGATCCGAAAGGCCGCGGAGTTGGGCAACGGGAACGCGATGTTCTCGATGTGCATGAGTTACGAAAATGGCTACGGGGTACCGAAAGATAGCAAGGAAGCCGCCAAGTGGTGCCTCAAAGCCGCGGAATTAGGGAATATCGAGGCCGCCGGATATCTCGGCTGGATGTACGAAGTCGGAGAAGGCTTACCAGTAGATGTGAAACTGGCCTGGAAGTGGCACTTCCGGGCGGCGGAAGCGGGACATGTCGAAGCGATGTATGCCGTCGCGCGTTCTTACGATGAAGGGAACGGGGTTCAGCGAGATGGCAAAGAAGCTGTGAATTGGTGCCAAAAAGCGGCCCGTCTGGGAGATACCGACGCCATTGCAGTTTTAGGCGCCTGGCATCAAACTGGAAGAAATGATCTCCCTAAAGATTTCAAGTATGCCCGAATTCTCCTAGAGACAGCGGCCGCACGTGGAAGCGGCTTTGCGATGTGCTGCCTAGGAAATCTGTACTGCATTGGGCAAGGCGTAGAACGTAGCGATCGGGAAGCTCATAAATGGTATCTAAAGGCGGCACAGGCAAATTATTCTCCCATTTATTACTATCTCAGCCAGACCTATTTTTTTGCTCGCGGTATCGAGAAGAATTATCAAGAGTCTTTTCGGTGGTGCAAAAAATCGGTCGAAGCTGACAATCCCAATGCGATGATGTTTTTGGGTTACTTATATGAGAATGGCTTAGGAACGGAGAAAGATGATGCGGCCGCAGTCAAATGGTATCAGGCTGCGGCCGAAAAAAACGAATCGATGGCCATGCTTTATCTGGGGAAACGCTACTTCTACGGCAATGGAGTTAAGAAAGATGTGCAAGCTTCGATCAAGTGGCTCGAAAAGTCCTCAGATCTCAAAAATCCTTATAGCATGATTTCACTCGCCGATTATCACGAACAGGGTATCGGTGGCTTGAACGATGAAAAATTGGCCGAACGACTTCGCCGGGATGCGATAAAATTACTCAAACAACGTATCGGTGATGAAGACGATGACGCTATGGTCACTTTAGGACTGCTGTACTGGCAAGGACGAGGCGTCGAGCAAAATGTTAACGAAGCTTTTGCTCTTTTTCGGAAAGCGGCAAAGCTGGGCAACCAATATGCGCTCGATTACTTAATTTGGCTGGGTTTGGATAGTTAAAGTAGCATATTAAAGGTAAATATCGGGAACACCCCCCCGCAAACTCACCCCAGTTTCCCAAGCCCAAAACTTCTAAAAAAATTGGACTTTTGTTTTTGCGTCTGGAGGATGTGTGAAGTAAGAATTTTGTGAGTAGGTATATCAACGCTCACAGGTAATGCCTTATGATCACCGATTATTTAAACGGAACTTTTTTCGTCTATCGCGATGGTCAGGGATTCTCTGAAAAGGGAACCCTCCTCTCCAAGCTTTTAATATGCCCTAAGCATACCAATATAAACAATCACGATGTTGTTTTTGGCTCGGAAAAATCCGAAGAACGATTCGTGGTCGTCAGCAAAAAATTCATTCCTTCCCGGGATCCGCTCGTTCCGGGCTATTTCAAGTGCGAAATCGAGAATATCCGCACCTACGCCCGGCGACTCGCACGCGAGGCCCGGCGACAAATTCAACCGCCGGTTCGCCAGACCGTCAACGATCTGGGCAGCGATGTTCTGACACCCGCTAATCGCACCCTGACCACTCCGGAAATCAAGACTATTGACGCTCTCCAGGCCGCCATCGAGGCCTTGAAAATCGATCCCTCGGAAAAGGCTTTCATCTGGAAAAGAATCTCGGAACAGTCCGAGCACTTTCTCAATGCCTTCCACACCGCATTAAGCAGTTGACCGAGTTCTCCAGCCTCTTACCGAGAGCTCTAATTCTGTTCATTGCCCCGTAAGCAATCGGGCGGCAGCGTTCGCCTGTGTGATTGGATTCGATAAGCGGAGGGGCGGCTTTGAGAGCTTCCATAAATCCCCGTAATTCTGAGGTATAGATGAGTAGTAAAGACAATGACGGACGGCATTCTAACCGAAATTTTTGGGGATGCAAAACTACTAAATACGAAGGGCGATTGAATTTGATGGGTTTTCAGTGAAGTCTCTGCACTTGGCGGCCAAACTGATCAAATTTTGTGCAGGAAACCAATTCGGTAAGCTCCTTCCAGAAGCAATAAAACGAGAGATCGAACCTTCAATAGCTCGTGGTCATT
The genomic region above belongs to Telmatocola sphagniphila and contains:
- a CDS encoding TIGR02996 domain-containing protein, which produces MNPTQQEIDRAAFIRKIRENPFDETRRLIFADWLEEHQPEQTNWIRQIRACSEEVFEQDLVLGDQRFMIQLRNGMCCELSMECDDFMKHAKQIFELYPIIQVTLIDKTPAADRFEHERGEPRFGWDATSVGYSCFIPNEIFELMDKPPGWVRTDYPFFDSKKIAIAALSRACVEYGREQAGLPKLEWPKVDL
- a CDS encoding tetratricopeptide repeat protein — encoded protein: MAWQEGVRQGVSDYSEVIRLDPNLAAAYGSRGFAWLGKKEYDKALSDYDEAIRLDPKDALTWTHKVYLLALCQDVKLRDIPKAKELLKQVIELRKSSPYNNEAFSVIAAAEGRFDEAIKYQEQALNNKNYEKEDGEKARKRLELYKQKKPWRE
- a CDS encoding indolepyruvate ferredoxin oxidoreductase subunit alpha translates to MAHVVTAPCTDCRYTDCCVVCPCECFYQDEKMLYIDPEHCIDCEACIPECPVEAIYYESNVPAQWQSYIQLNADRCKVLASNGLILEKQPALEGPGCKKIG
- a CDS encoding TIGR02996 domain-containing protein; its protein translation is MMPTQTASDRAAFLRRICETPFDDTPRLIYGDWLEEIGEVREAEFIREQIVRPSMIISLATDIDEITGERFFEYDQCRGFFESLECSCSNFMEHAEELFSEHPLTRVKLTDKRPFSDQRGPTWLNRGHPLIQGFQPSENVIETEIFDLLTGFKRHRGPISRFIDSESALEALSRACVDYGRELAGLPKMVWPVEQNKSS
- a CDS encoding tetratricopeptide repeat protein, with the protein product MARKQDQKQIKFSDWSNNKRIYYELSNFPVFTVDSEKEGLLRIWDGFREGWVIKNDFILIADAPEFFSDIYKADPNQTWALYRRAVAWDKKGELDNAIMDYTTYLGKNPKDTRAYLNRGHAWFCKKEYDKALSDFNEAIRLDPNEAIAYGNRGNVWRGKKEYDKASPIILK
- a CDS encoding SEL1-like repeat protein, translated to MIRICLLACLGLLFSSFWLFAQPQPDAASPAPTDPFEGEFQKYLVNRQAAGNSDQFLVKNAPHRFGEWKTGAENGSRIAQYFYGLCLQGGHSTAKDPDRAKIYLQKAADAGLPQAFTVLGLVEAPGVSYVQGFFRFRNDQKSYERFCKAADMGDTAAIYFSALYQLYGFGCTKNEETAFKRIVAAANLGESNAMLLLGTLYGNGVYAKQDFNRANDWIRKAAELGNGNAMFSMCMSYENGYGVPKDSKEAAKWCLKAAELGNIEAAGYLGWMYEVGEGLPVDVKLAWKWHFRAAEAGHVEAMYAVARSYDEGNGVQRDGKEAVNWCQKAARLGDTDAIAVLGAWHQTGRNDLPKDFKYARILLETAAARGSGFAMCCLGNLYCIGQGVERSDREAHKWYLKAAQANYSPIYYYLSQTYFFARGIEKNYQESFRWCKKSVEADNPNAMMFLGYLYENGLGTEKDDAAAVKWYQAAAEKNESMAMLYLGKRYFYGNGVKKDVQASIKWLEKSSDLKNPYSMISLADYHEQGIGGLNDEKLAERLRRDAIKLLKQRIGDEDDDAMVTLGLLYWQGRGVEQNVNEAFALFRKAAKLGNQYALDYLIWLGLDS
- the thpR gene encoding RNA 2',3'-cyclic phosphodiesterase, with amino-acid sequence MARLRTFIAVELSERIRSACLDLQLSLTLPGAPVKWVSEDNFHITLLFLGEVNELDLVAICRSTQKSLAKQKSFQITVGGLGCFPTPRRPKVLWAGVSEGQEQLAKLHAKLEAPLMEIGCYRREERNYTPHLTLGRIEPVEAETEAPRITGEKAEEISWPQIIRDHEEWKAGYCDVNEVLVMTSELRRSGPVYSVVARTPLG
- a CDS encoding TIGR02996 domain-containing protein, which translates into the protein MNPTQQEIDRAAFIRKICESPFDPTPRLIYADWLEDIGQEGQAILVRRSVPGPARGVLILSIEEKVFVNPKAKGVFDSIKFDVPTFFANAQEIFLKFPIIEVSIKGKKPQKARQNEYWVWVSDQFSNHRLINSNSVPQRFIDLMCHQPNRTGIAFHTCREAIDALSRACVDYGREQAGLPAIDWEKLA